From the Cryptomeria japonica chromosome 2, Sugi_1.0, whole genome shotgun sequence genome, one window contains:
- the LOC131043536 gene encoding uncharacterized protein LOC131043536 produces MDGSSRGNPGHAGIGGVGRDSSTVVQFILSVYMGLHTNNLMEAQAILLALEYASKLGWRRIICEFDSQVVVNLLNRRHLDEVSWHLALIVDQILNLCASLESDSFTHIPRDWNEVADCLAKWASDHIHDSLWIGVGYPLICLSICFT; encoded by the coding sequence ATGGATGGCTCTTCCCGTGGAAACCCTGGTCATGCTGGAATTGGTGGTGTGGGTCGAGATAGTTCTACAGTTGTTCAGTTTATCCTTTCTGTTTATATGGGTCTTCAtactaataatttaatggaggctcaGGCCATTTTATTAGCTCTGGAGTATGCCAGTAAATTGGGATGGCGCAGGATTATATGTGAGTTTGACTCTCAGGTGGTGGTCAACTTGTTGAATAGGCGGCATTTAGATGAGGTTAGTTGGCATTTGGCTTTGATTGTTGATCAGATTCTCAACCTCTGTGCTTCTCTGGAGTCTGATTCTTTTACCCATATTCCTAGAGACTGGAATGAGgttgctgattgtttggccaagtgggcctctgATCATATTCATGATTCGTTGTGGATTGGGGTCGGTTACCCCCTGATTTGTCTCAGCATTTGCTTCACTTAG